The Sphingobacterium bambusae genome includes a window with the following:
- the rlmD gene encoding 23S rRNA (uracil(1939)-C(5))-methyltransferase RlmD, protein MGRRIPQDKRFIADVDIIDIAEEGKGVAKQDELVMFIEQAVPGDIADVELLRKKKNFAEGRLVNLKRPSEHRVDPFCPHFGTCGGCKWQHMNYPAQLQFKQQYVDNALRRLGKVDTGSMEDILGSSQTEYYRNKLEFTFSNKRWLTSVDQEVLPEDMNALGFHVPGRFDKILDIDHCFLQQDPSNAIRNTVREFATQQAISFYDLRAHEGALRNLIIRTSSTGEIMLIVVFAYPTEEQVASLMDHIHQQFPNLASLLYIINQKRNDTIFDQEIHVFAGRDFIYEEMEGLKFKVGPKSFYQTNSAQAYELYKITREFADLKGDERVYDLYTGAGTIANFVARSAREVIGVEYVPSAIEDAKINSSINGIANTKFFAGDMKDVLTADFVALHGKPDVVITDPPRAGMHVDVVNRILEMEADKVVYVSCNAATQARDLALLQDKYEVVRIKPVDMFPHTQHVENVVLLRLK, encoded by the coding sequence ATGGGTAGAAGAATTCCACAGGATAAGCGATTTATAGCTGATGTCGATATTATCGATATCGCAGAGGAGGGCAAAGGCGTTGCCAAGCAGGACGAATTGGTGATGTTTATTGAGCAGGCCGTCCCGGGCGACATTGCCGATGTGGAGCTTTTGCGCAAGAAAAAGAACTTTGCTGAGGGGCGTTTGGTTAACTTGAAGCGTCCATCCGAACATCGTGTGGATCCGTTTTGCCCGCATTTTGGTACCTGTGGAGGCTGCAAATGGCAACACATGAACTATCCAGCGCAGCTGCAGTTTAAGCAGCAATATGTCGATAATGCATTGCGTCGTTTAGGGAAAGTAGATACCGGTAGCATGGAAGACATTTTGGGTTCCTCGCAAACGGAGTACTACCGTAACAAATTGGAATTTACTTTTTCGAATAAGCGTTGGTTAACATCCGTAGATCAGGAAGTTTTGCCTGAAGATATGAACGCCTTAGGCTTTCACGTGCCGGGTCGGTTCGATAAAATTTTGGATATTGACCATTGCTTTCTGCAGCAGGATCCTTCTAATGCGATTCGGAATACGGTGCGTGAATTTGCTACGCAACAGGCGATTTCGTTTTACGATTTACGTGCACACGAGGGCGCGTTGCGCAACCTTATTATCCGCACCTCTTCTACCGGAGAGATCATGTTGATCGTAGTTTTTGCATACCCTACTGAAGAGCAGGTTGCCTCGTTGATGGATCATATCCATCAGCAGTTTCCGAATTTAGCATCCTTGCTGTATATCATCAATCAAAAGCGTAACGACACAATCTTCGATCAGGAGATTCATGTTTTTGCTGGACGCGATTTTATCTACGAGGAAATGGAGGGCTTGAAGTTTAAGGTCGGTCCGAAATCTTTTTACCAAACCAATTCTGCACAGGCTTATGAGCTGTATAAGATCACACGTGAATTTGCGGATCTGAAAGGCGATGAGCGGGTGTATGATCTTTATACCGGAGCAGGTACTATCGCGAATTTCGTGGCACGCAGCGCCCGCGAGGTCATCGGCGTGGAGTATGTGCCATCGGCCATTGAAGATGCAAAGATCAATTCGTCGATCAATGGTATTGCCAATACCAAATTCTTTGCCGGCGACATGAAAGACGTCCTTACCGCAGATTTTGTGGCGCTACACGGCAAGCCAGATGTGGTAATCACCGATCCGCCACGTGCGGGCATGCACGTCGACGTGGTGAATCGTATCTTAGAGATGGAGGCCGACAAAGTGGTTTATGTAAGCTGCAACGCAGCGACGCAGGCACGGGATCTGGCCTTGTTGCAGGATAAATATGAGGTGGTGCGCATCAAGCCAGTCGATATGTTCCCGCATACGCAGCACGTGGAAAACGTGGTGCTGTTGCGGTTGAAGTAG
- a CDS encoding OmpA family protein — protein MKTSRRVAIYGLSVATSVMLLASCSTIQNTNSTTKGAVIGTAAGAGLGALIGGKAGNTAIGAIAGAAIGGVAGGLIGKKMDKQAKEIENEVAGAQVIKSDEGIIVKFDEGILFDFNSSSLKAAAKTNITKLVSTLNKEPGTEILVIGHTDNRGTLEVNQKISESRADAVKAYALSQGLAGARVKTQGKNYSEPLASNDTDAGRAENRRVEIVIVAGDKMIKEAQSEAGK, from the coding sequence ATGAAAACGAGTAGAAGAGTAGCTATATATGGCTTGTCGGTTGCTACATCAGTTATGTTGTTAGCGAGTTGTTCAACGATACAAAACACAAACAGTACAACGAAAGGTGCCGTGATTGGTACCGCTGCAGGTGCTGGGCTTGGTGCCCTAATTGGTGGTAAAGCTGGTAATACAGCGATAGGAGCAATAGCAGGCGCGGCCATTGGTGGTGTTGCCGGTGGTTTGATCGGTAAAAAAATGGACAAGCAGGCCAAAGAAATTGAGAATGAGGTTGCCGGGGCGCAGGTTATCAAGTCTGACGAAGGAATTATTGTAAAATTTGATGAAGGTATTCTCTTCGACTTCAACAGTTCCTCTTTGAAGGCTGCGGCAAAGACAAATATCACGAAGTTGGTAAGCACGTTGAACAAAGAGCCTGGTACGGAAATTCTGGTGATCGGACACACTGATAATCGTGGAACATTAGAAGTTAATCAAAAAATTTCTGAATCACGTGCGGATGCTGTTAAAGCATACGCTCTTTCACAAGGCTTAGCCGGCGCTCGGGTCAAAACGCAAGGTAAAAACTATTCCGAGCCATTGGCATCAAATGACACCGACGCGGGACGTGCAGAAAACCGTCGTGTGGAAATCGTTATTGTTGCCGGCGATAAAATGATCAAGGAAGCACAGTCGGAAGCT